From the genome of Aphelocoma coerulescens isolate FSJ_1873_10779 chromosome 26, UR_Acoe_1.0, whole genome shotgun sequence, one region includes:
- the C26H1orf116 gene encoding specifically androgen-regulated gene protein isoform X2: MPRKELGMAGCSSGSCDSMVSTASDHSQRSDNSYDYLSVEEKECLMFLEETIGSLDAEGDSGVSTDDTDYGEPSKPRKGPVPRDLGNGAPSRDQQRGAEQRSGKSVSASSSSAPAAAPSPGYSSLPRNNPAANGASGSKGSVHTVPAGKPAQEVPKEGRLDQANTGSHMKSVIIQPPDPFQGDLEWSRSPRSDAKGEAAKETKTLTSWGHPEKSTLEEAPQDHDAKRGPPTAPKPRKLPPNIILKTSRNSPVPLATEHNQKVKAAPPPSAASHPSPASDSTAEKGNSGHLDPKEKEKARREALEKLGLSQDRREPSAHLHPHPRETPLPIPGQPAEGSVPGIRQMAFKSNTLERSGVGLGSSISSTKEQNAKSSSSSLGKMSFIERLAPSFLRSGRPRPASLGAGKDFSGLKEQEEQDKSSKRRSHPLPSFPRPPRSAVSVKISPKGAADENRREALKKLGLLKE, encoded by the exons ATGCccaggaaggagctggggatggctggctgcagctccgGCAGCTGTGACAGCATGGTCAGCACGGCTTCCGACCACTCGCAGCGG agTGACAACAGCTATGACTATTTATCTGTGGAAGAGAAAGAGTGTTTGATGTTCCTAGAAGAAACCATTGGCTCCCTGGATGCAGAGGGAGACAGCGGGGTCTCCACGGACGACACCGACTACGGGGAGCCCTCCAAGCCCAGGAAGGGCCCTGTGCCCCGGG ATTTGGGCAATGGGGCTCCAAGCAGAGATCAGCAGCGTGGGGCTGAACAGAGGAGTGGTAAAAGCgtctctgcctcctccagctcGGCTCCGGcagctgctccaagcccagGTTATTCCAGTCTCCCGAGGAACAACCCTGCAGCAAATGGAGCTTCTGGCAGCAAAGGAAGTGTCCACACAGTGCCAGCAGGAAAACCTGCACAGGAGGTGCCCAAGGAGGGCAGGCTGGACCAAGCCAACACAGGAAGCCACATGAAGTCTGTGATTATCCAACCACCAGACCCCTTCCAGGGTGACCTGGAGTGGTCACGCAGCCCTCGCTCAGATGCCAAAGGGGAGGCGGCCAAGGAGACCAAGACTCTGACTTCGTGGGGCCACCCGGAGAAATCCACGTTGGAGGAGGCCCCTCAGGACCACGATGCCAAGCGTGGGCCTCCTACTGCCCCCAAACCACGGAAATTGCCACCAAACATCATCCTGAAGACCAGCAGGAACAGCCCCGTGCCGCTGGCCACGGAGCACAACCAGAAGGTAAAAGCAGCACCTCCACCCTCAGCCGCCtctcaccccagccctgccagcgaCAGCACTGCTGAAAAGGGGAATTCCGGGCACCTCGACcccaaggagaaggagaaagccCGGCGGGAAGCCCTGGAGAAGCTGGGACTGTCCCAGGACAGGAGGGAGCCCAGCGCCCACCTCCATCCCCACCCCAGGGAGACGCCGCTCCCCATCCCCGGGCAGCCTGCGGAGGGCTCCGTGCCGGGGATCCGGCAGATGGCCTTCAAATCCAACACCCTGGAGCGCTCCggggtggggctgggcagctccatcagcagcaCCAAGGAGCAGAatgccaagagcagcagcagctccctgggcaaGATGTCCTTCATCGAGCGCCTGGCCCCCAGCTTCCTCCGCAgcggccgcccccggcccgcctcCCTCGGGGCAGGGAAGGACTTTAGCGGCctgaaggagcaggaggagcaggacaaGAGCAGCAAGAGGAGATCCCACCCTCTGCCCAGCTTCCCCaggccgccccgctccgccgtGAGCGTGAAGATCTCCCCGAAGGGCGCGGCCGACGAGAACCGGCGCGAGGCGCTCAAGAAGTTGGGGCTGCTGAAAGAATAG
- the C26H1orf116 gene encoding specifically androgen-regulated gene protein isoform X1, with amino-acid sequence MNFARPGCSPEKQRSPGTGTAGTRNWAARSDGRPATRAARAMPRKELGMAGCSSGSCDSMVSTASDHSQRSDNSYDYLSVEEKECLMFLEETIGSLDAEGDSGVSTDDTDYGEPSKPRKGPVPRDLGNGAPSRDQQRGAEQRSGKSVSASSSSAPAAAPSPGYSSLPRNNPAANGASGSKGSVHTVPAGKPAQEVPKEGRLDQANTGSHMKSVIIQPPDPFQGDLEWSRSPRSDAKGEAAKETKTLTSWGHPEKSTLEEAPQDHDAKRGPPTAPKPRKLPPNIILKTSRNSPVPLATEHNQKVKAAPPPSAASHPSPASDSTAEKGNSGHLDPKEKEKARREALEKLGLSQDRREPSAHLHPHPRETPLPIPGQPAEGSVPGIRQMAFKSNTLERSGVGLGSSISSTKEQNAKSSSSSLGKMSFIERLAPSFLRSGRPRPASLGAGKDFSGLKEQEEQDKSSKRRSHPLPSFPRPPRSAVSVKISPKGAADENRREALKKLGLLKE; translated from the exons CCACCAGGGCAGCCCGTGCTATGCccaggaaggagctggggatggctggctgcagctccgGCAGCTGTGACAGCATGGTCAGCACGGCTTCCGACCACTCGCAGCGG agTGACAACAGCTATGACTATTTATCTGTGGAAGAGAAAGAGTGTTTGATGTTCCTAGAAGAAACCATTGGCTCCCTGGATGCAGAGGGAGACAGCGGGGTCTCCACGGACGACACCGACTACGGGGAGCCCTCCAAGCCCAGGAAGGGCCCTGTGCCCCGGG ATTTGGGCAATGGGGCTCCAAGCAGAGATCAGCAGCGTGGGGCTGAACAGAGGAGTGGTAAAAGCgtctctgcctcctccagctcGGCTCCGGcagctgctccaagcccagGTTATTCCAGTCTCCCGAGGAACAACCCTGCAGCAAATGGAGCTTCTGGCAGCAAAGGAAGTGTCCACACAGTGCCAGCAGGAAAACCTGCACAGGAGGTGCCCAAGGAGGGCAGGCTGGACCAAGCCAACACAGGAAGCCACATGAAGTCTGTGATTATCCAACCACCAGACCCCTTCCAGGGTGACCTGGAGTGGTCACGCAGCCCTCGCTCAGATGCCAAAGGGGAGGCGGCCAAGGAGACCAAGACTCTGACTTCGTGGGGCCACCCGGAGAAATCCACGTTGGAGGAGGCCCCTCAGGACCACGATGCCAAGCGTGGGCCTCCTACTGCCCCCAAACCACGGAAATTGCCACCAAACATCATCCTGAAGACCAGCAGGAACAGCCCCGTGCCGCTGGCCACGGAGCACAACCAGAAGGTAAAAGCAGCACCTCCACCCTCAGCCGCCtctcaccccagccctgccagcgaCAGCACTGCTGAAAAGGGGAATTCCGGGCACCTCGACcccaaggagaaggagaaagccCGGCGGGAAGCCCTGGAGAAGCTGGGACTGTCCCAGGACAGGAGGGAGCCCAGCGCCCACCTCCATCCCCACCCCAGGGAGACGCCGCTCCCCATCCCCGGGCAGCCTGCGGAGGGCTCCGTGCCGGGGATCCGGCAGATGGCCTTCAAATCCAACACCCTGGAGCGCTCCggggtggggctgggcagctccatcagcagcaCCAAGGAGCAGAatgccaagagcagcagcagctccctgggcaaGATGTCCTTCATCGAGCGCCTGGCCCCCAGCTTCCTCCGCAgcggccgcccccggcccgcctcCCTCGGGGCAGGGAAGGACTTTAGCGGCctgaaggagcaggaggagcaggacaaGAGCAGCAAGAGGAGATCCCACCCTCTGCCCAGCTTCCCCaggccgccccgctccgccgtGAGCGTGAAGATCTCCCCGAAGGGCGCGGCCGACGAGAACCGGCGCGAGGCGCTCAAGAAGTTGGGGCTGCTGAAAGAATAG